In one Betaproteobacteria bacterium genomic region, the following are encoded:
- a CDS encoding efflux RND transporter periplasmic adaptor subunit, translated as MSSAGRAAANACGPTQQREYRAAGIVRPSMNNAMGIVDESSAASVRHRCDMRAAMKRLSVVLVLAGAGLHATAAEFDCVIEPKQVIELRSPLEGLIDRMNVDRGDFVRKGQEVAVLDTSVEQIQAAIAKQRSQMEGAVIAGKSRVEFSSSKARRIEELHRDKFMSEQARDEAATEKALAEAELRDASDNRMLAKLEYQRQQEIIRLKTIRSPIAGVVTERILHPGEFAEAGVGRKPLMKLAEIDVLYAEVLLPVEAYGQVQRGQSVAILPEVPAGTRLRATVKVVDIVLDAASGTFGVRLEMQNKDRKIPAGIRCKASFPNIGADTNGGRRTPKPTVQTSPRGAVQPRPAR; from the coding sequence ATGTCATCCGCCGGTCGGGCCGCGGCGAACGCCTGCGGCCCGACACAACAAAGGGAGTATCGCGCGGCCGGGATTGTCCGGCCGTCGATGAACAACGCGATGGGCATTGTGGATGAATCGAGCGCGGCATCCGTCCGGCACCGTTGCGACATGCGCGCTGCAATGAAACGGCTGAGCGTCGTGCTGGTGCTGGCAGGTGCCGGATTGCATGCTACAGCCGCCGAGTTCGACTGCGTCATCGAGCCCAAGCAGGTGATCGAGCTGCGCAGCCCGCTCGAAGGGTTGATCGATCGCATGAACGTCGATCGTGGCGATTTCGTCCGAAAGGGTCAGGAAGTGGCTGTGCTCGATACCTCCGTCGAGCAGATCCAGGCCGCGATCGCCAAGCAACGTTCGCAAATGGAAGGGGCCGTGATCGCCGGCAAGTCGCGCGTCGAATTCAGCTCCAGCAAGGCACGGCGGATCGAGGAACTGCACCGCGACAAGTTCATGTCCGAGCAGGCGCGCGACGAAGCGGCCACCGAGAAGGCGCTGGCGGAAGCGGAGCTTCGCGATGCGTCCGACAATCGCATGCTCGCGAAGCTCGAATACCAGCGCCAGCAAGAGATCATCCGGCTCAAGACGATCCGCAGTCCCATCGCCGGGGTTGTCACCGAGCGCATACTGCATCCGGGCGAGTTCGCCGAAGCGGGTGTCGGCAGGAAGCCTCTCATGAAGCTTGCGGAGATCGACGTACTTTACGCGGAAGTCCTCCTCCCCGTCGAGGCCTACGGGCAAGTGCAGCGCGGGCAGTCGGTGGCGATCCTGCCGGAGGTTCCGGCCGGCACGCGTCTCCGCGCGACCGTGAAGGTCGTCGATATCGTGCTCGACGCCGCCAGCGGCACGTTCGGCGTTCGTCTCGAAATGCAGAACAAGGACCGGAAGATCCCCGCGGGAATTCGCTGCAAGGCAAGCTTCCCGAATATCGGCGCCGATACCAACGGCGGGCGCCGTACGCCGAAACCGACCGTACAGACTTCCCCGCGAGGTGCTGTGCAGCCGCGGCCGGCGCGATAA
- a CDS encoding DUF3467 domain-containing protein: MAKAPEATEKESAQRAEPSAARVSWNTSHLKSSYCNVANATSTREEVVLNFGVNQNWDRGAGDFEVQLEHRIILSPFAAKRLSDLLARLIKEYETRYGALNG; this comes from the coding sequence ATGGCAAAGGCACCGGAAGCAACGGAAAAGGAATCGGCACAGCGCGCGGAACCCAGCGCGGCACGCGTCAGCTGGAATACCAGCCACCTGAAGAGCTCGTATTGCAACGTCGCGAATGCGACCAGCACCCGCGAAGAGGTGGTGCTGAACTTCGGGGTCAACCAGAATTGGGACCGCGGCGCGGGCGACTTCGAGGTTCAGCTGGAACACCGAATCATTCTGAGCCCGTTTGCGGCCAAGCGCCTGAGCGATCTGCTCGCGCGTCTGATCAAGGAGTACGAGACGCGCTACGGTGCGCTGAACGGTTAG
- a CDS encoding 3-isopropylmalate dehydratase: protein MTMGMTAVEKVLARAAGRASVRPGDVVHPVPDFIMIHDGLVRGAKRELDALGIDRLATPEKVVMVTDHEVLYGSARAAEFGVINRNAAKAWGVGQFFDVGRGGHGHIFPMESGMLLPGMFYFDNDRHSTNAGAIGAFGFRMGAEISRVLATGTNWVSVPRSVRITLQGELEPHVYARDVGFYLARLTRDGTLDFDFDYRVVEFAGDIEQFGLNERAALCNSPTELGAYGVFFPPSQAILAFAKKRAQRTFTPVYADADAAYEHEVTVDIGRLEPQVARPDGIQTSVDVGEAAGQPVDHVFLGACGSGMYEDFVAAAAFLKERRIAPGVRMFVAPGTEQTTRRMAAEGLLNVFVQAGAILLPAGCGPCNDAVVGPLHDGEVSISTASNTNAGRFGSKQAKLYLGSPATVAASAIAGVIADPRAFAQPRR from the coding sequence ATGACCATGGGCATGACCGCAGTCGAAAAAGTTCTCGCACGCGCCGCCGGGCGCGCATCCGTCCGGCCGGGCGACGTGGTGCATCCGGTTCCCGATTTCATCATGATCCACGACGGGCTCGTGCGCGGCGCGAAGCGGGAGCTCGACGCGTTGGGTATCGACCGGCTGGCCACGCCGGAGAAGGTCGTGATGGTGACCGATCACGAGGTTCTCTACGGCAGCGCGCGGGCGGCCGAGTTCGGCGTCATCAACCGCAACGCGGCCAAGGCATGGGGAGTCGGCCAGTTCTTCGACGTGGGACGCGGCGGTCACGGCCATATTTTCCCGATGGAATCGGGGATGCTCCTGCCCGGCATGTTCTATTTCGACAACGACCGTCACTCCACCAATGCCGGCGCCATCGGCGCATTCGGCTTTCGCATGGGGGCCGAGATCAGCCGCGTGCTCGCGACCGGCACCAACTGGGTGAGCGTTCCCCGCAGCGTGCGGATCACGCTCCAGGGCGAGCTCGAGCCGCACGTTTACGCGCGGGATGTCGGCTTCTATCTCGCGCGGCTGACCCGGGACGGAACGCTCGATTTCGACTTCGATTATCGGGTGGTCGAATTCGCCGGCGATATCGAGCAGTTCGGCTTGAACGAACGCGCGGCGCTCTGCAATTCGCCGACCGAGTTGGGCGCTTACGGCGTGTTCTTTCCGCCCTCACAGGCTATCCTCGCGTTTGCGAAGAAGCGGGCGCAACGCACGTTCACGCCGGTCTACGCGGATGCCGATGCCGCATACGAGCACGAGGTAACCGTGGACATCGGCCGCCTCGAGCCCCAGGTCGCGCGGCCGGATGGCATCCAGACTTCGGTGGATGTCGGCGAAGCGGCCGGGCAGCCGGTCGATCACGTCTTTCTGGGCGCTTGCGGCTCGGGCATGTACGAGGATTTCGTGGCCGCGGCGGCGTTTCTGAAGGAGCGCCGGATCGCACCGGGCGTTCGCATGTTCGTCGCCCCGGGCACCGAACAGACCACGCGTCGCATGGCAGCGGAAGGCTTGCTCAACGTGTTCGTACAGGCCGGCGCGATCCTGCTTCCGGCGGGCTGCGGTCCGTGCAACGATGCGGTGGTCGGACCGCTGCACGACGGCGAGGTCTCGATCTCGACCGCGTCGAACACGAATGCGGGCCGGTTCGGTTCGAAACAGGCGAAGCTCTATCTCGGTAGCCCGGCGACAGTGGCCGCATCCGCGATCGCGGGCGTTATCGCCGATCCGCGTGCGTTCGCGCAGCCGAGGCGTTGA
- a CDS encoding HPF/RaiA family ribosome-associated protein, translating to MARASKVGAEGPMAQAEHSIAEAPMRRGETRSGSNAPGSQLVPEIIFNAVDRSEWIENYIAERSGKLERFAQGITRCHVALKQEQGSHRKGNVYSVTVEVRIPPQHDLAATKQKEIVDMATQLPAVINAAFGAIERQLKRTAALRRNEQKVHAADGQARGIVDKLFAEDGYGFLRTVDDNRQIYFHRNSVLNDDFERIAVGTEVRFSEEEGDEGPQASSLHVVSII from the coding sequence ATGGCTCGTGCAAGCAAGGTCGGGGCGGAAGGCCCGATGGCCCAGGCAGAGCATTCTATAGCGGAGGCCCCCATGCGCCGAGGTGAAACGCGTTCCGGCTCCAATGCACCCGGATCCCAGCTTGTCCCCGAGATCATCTTCAACGCCGTGGATCGGTCCGAGTGGATCGAGAACTATATCGCCGAGCGCTCGGGCAAGCTGGAACGATTCGCGCAGGGCATCACGCGCTGTCACGTGGCGCTGAAGCAGGAACAAGGCTCGCACCGCAAAGGCAATGTCTATAGCGTCACGGTGGAGGTTCGTATTCCGCCGCAGCACGATCTGGCCGCAACCAAGCAGAAGGAGATCGTCGACATGGCGACTCAGCTGCCCGCGGTCATCAATGCCGCGTTCGGAGCGATCGAGCGGCAACTGAAACGGACGGCGGCGCTGCGCCGCAACGAGCAGAAGGTCCACGCCGCCGACGGCCAGGCGCGTGGCATCGTCGACAAGCTCTTCGCGGAGGATGGTTACGGTTTTTTGCGGACGGTGGACGACAACCGCCAGATTTACTTCCATCGCAACAGCGTGCTCAACGACGACTTCGAGCGCATCGCGGTGGGAACCGAAGTTCGATTCAGCGAAGAAGAAGGCGACGAAGGACCCCAGGCGAGCAGCCTGCACGTCGTGAGCATCATCTAG